A region from the Lolium perenne isolate Kyuss_39 chromosome 4, Kyuss_2.0, whole genome shotgun sequence genome encodes:
- the LOC139839029 gene encoding protein unc-13 homolog, translated as MKQNLAFLDSVVCDRAQPLAVREVMKASVESFLMALLAGGGGRAFSREDYGAVAEDLASLKRLVCSCGEGLVTEEVVETEFAAAEGVVDLMGLPTEKLIDEFRRSSSSCTTMPPMTRRWCRSDANTLLRVLCHRDDDAASRFLKKTFDLPKRR; from the coding sequence ATGAAGCAGAATCTTGCGTTCCTCGACAGCGTCGTCTGTGACCGGGCGCAGCCGCTGGCGGTGCGTGAGGTGATGAAGGCCTCCGTAGAGTCCTTCCTGATGGCGCTccttgccggcggcggcgggcgggcgtTCAGTCGAGAGGACTACGGCGCGGTGGCTGAGGACCTCGCAAGCTTGAAGCGTCTCGTCTGCAGCTGCGGGGAGGGGTTGGtgacggaggaggtggtggagacGGAGTTTGCCGCCGCAGAGGGGGTTGTGGATCTCATGGGTTTGCCCACGGAGAAACTCATCGATGAGTTTCGGCGTTCTTCTTCTAGTTGCACGACGATGCCGCCCATGACGAGACGGTGGTGCCGGTCCGACGCCAACACTTTGCTCCGCGTGCTGTGCCACCGAGACGACGATGCAGCCAGCAGATTTTTGAAGAAGACATTTGATCTGCCGAAGAGAAGGTAG
- the LOC127328439 gene encoding uncharacterized protein: MAPKKLRIRGEAQVPDESKEPATEDEKWLLVPGKIENFTYTGKNVRVPGSLIGAAIRKYWPGMYTPVLGGESKLAYTWEDFEIAPYPGFTSAADAVIKKFWRNYRVATEHKERADVVLRNMCRKLTRQQWYNQRITCIGHFYAEQGVRYTKPEIVQGLAPAMTIDDFMSVVPHWADNNKRAAFMELVKNWVGENPDFKAVSDRTRPTVGIREHTLCGEQQHRSLSGAFGKKLGRELGEMEAWTHMKPVTPVRTSLGPRRDDDWSARGPTPEPPHPGPTPVFPSKEEFYIMYKRQRRLTQ; this comes from the exons atggctccgaagaagttgcggattcgtggggaagcgcaggttcccgatgagagtaaggaacctgctacggaggatgagaagtggctccttgtcccaggaaagataga gaatttcacatacacggggaagaatgtccgcgtgccagggagtctgattggagctgctattaggaagtactggccggggatgtacactccggtccttgggggcgagtccaagctagcctacacttgggaagactttgagatagcgccttaccctggctttacttccgccgccgacgccgtgatcaagaagttttgg cgcaattatagggtggcgactgagcataaggagagggcggacgtggtgctccgtaacatgtgtcggaagttgacacggcagcagtggtacaaccagaggatcacgtgcatcggccacttctatgctgagcagggcgtaaggtacacaaagcctgagattgtgcagggactcgccccggctatgacgatagatgacttcatgtcg gttgtaccacattgggctgataataataagagggccgccttcatggagttggtcaagaattgggtcggcgaaaaccccgattTCAAGGCCGTGAGCGACCGAACAAGGCCAACCGTGGGAATCAGGGAACACACACTTTGCGGGGAGCAGCAGCACCGATCGCTATCGGGAGCGTTCg ggaagaagctcgggagggaacTTGGTGAGATGGAAGCGTGGACGCACATGAAGCCGGTGACGCCCGTCCGaacgagcctcggcccgcgccgagat GATGACTGGAGTGCGAGAGGACCCACTCCCgagccacctcatccggggccgacGCCGGTGTTCCCGTCCAAGGAGGAGTTCTATATCATGTACAAGCGTCAGCGTCGGTTGACCcagtaa